AATCACTGATTTTGCTTGAATTTTTACATGAAGATGCTCGTGAGTATTTTCAAAGAATGGTCTTTCAGTACAGAGCTGCCTCTCTCAGCTGGTGTAATAGAGCTCCACTCCACTGACCTCTTTTGACCTCCTCTAAATCAATCAGATTTTGAGGGAGGCATGTGCTATGCAGGACAGATATTGGAAAAGGAATTGCTCAAGCTTCTGTCGGGCTAACAAATATTTGACATGAGGCTTTGACAAAAGTTCTTCCAAGTGTTTTAACACACCTTATGTATCCATCCCTATCTTCTTTGCTTATATCACATCGCTTTATTTTCCCAGTGCCTCCCATACCCAGAGTATGAGAGTGACAGGATGACAGAAGAACTCAGAATATGAGAAAATTGAGCACAACTGCCATATCAGAGGGGCCTGGACAAAGGATGCCATAAGTCAAAAGGTACTTGTGATTTACCTATTTCAGTCACTTTGTCTTGGGTCCACCTGTGCCAGAAGTCCTCTGAATTGTCAGCTGCATGCCAGGCATCCAAGAGGTTTTTGGAGAAGATACTACTCCACATTCCTAGGAAGTGGGAATGGTATAATAAGTAGTACTGAGGTAAGcacaaggaaattttttttaaaactgcgtCTCTTCCTTCCACAGATCTTCTCTAACTTTTTTGCATTTCTATCCAACTTTTGATAAGCCCGCACACCTATTTCAGTAGTAGAGTTGAGTTAAAAGGCAAACTTACTTCAGAAgaaatttcaaactttttttccttccaccatGTTTTATCtggaacaactttttttttttttttttttttttagaaattttataTTGTCATTCTcttggtttcatttcctttttcctttgacAGAGAAATCTTTTCAGCCAGTTCCTTCCCTGATTCCCCTCTTTCTTGCCCTATTTATTTCTTCTCAACATTTCCTTCAGCTTCCACAAAGTCTCATAGATTTCcaactttcaaaatgttttgcaagCTACAGGAAATGGTGATGCCTCAAAAGCACTCACAAAGGTACATAACAACTTATTTACcattttagtttcattttatCTCAATCCAAATGGTAAAACCATCTCTGCTAGCTGAGCAGTTGAGCAAGTCTTAGGAGACATGCTGAATTTCAGCTGGCTGAGATACTGAGCCATTTCTGATGTGACCCAGTACCCTTGCGGTGACATGCGACACAGCAGGTTGCTGGGGACTAATTTTCAGACCCATTAGTGTTTGTATTTTCTTGTCACTTCCTAAGGCAGGTGAGTCACCTTGCATGAAGCAGATCCGGGACTCGGGGAGCTTCTTCATCAGGCGACCCATGAAGAACTCACTGCCAAAATCCTCTGCGCGAATGAAGGCGCCGTACTTCAGAAAGCCCACCTCGTATGGTGTGAATTCTACCCACTCTGCCAAAACACACACCAACAGTGTTAGCTCTGCTGCTAAAAATGGTCAGGTCACCAATCATGGGATAAACCTTTCAGGCATCAGCCCTCACAGGAGAAATGGGTTAACACGTGCCCTGAGCAAACTCCACTGACAGCCACCTCCAAATCAGCTATCACACTGTCTGCAGGTTTGTGAAAGAACAATGTCAGGGctaatgaaaaattttaattcttctttctttttgtctagCAAGTGGGAAGTTTTCTCATGGAAGGTGGACTAGAACACAGATAGACTTCTACTTCTTTTATTGCCTTTAGCCGACCATGAAAAATATACATTAAGCAACCTTAAAGCTCCAGTGAatcactttctttaaaaattcatagGGTTTCTGAGATGTCACAGATCTATGTTGTGCTATTAGTCTGAAGTTAATGTCTGAATATGCACACTAACATGCCAGGAGATCTCACGAAATAGTTAAATGTTGCTGTCTATCCTGTGGCTGCCCAGTTACTCTTTACATCTCTGAACAAGACTTCTTCTGCCTTGGTAtgagaatttaaaacaaatcaatATTTACAGTATCCCCATGCTATATCTCCCCAGGTAAAATCAGCTCTTTTCCCGAATTGAAAAATTACCTCTAAAATCTTTGGTGGCAACTTTGTCCTTGACATTGAGGGCAAGGTAGATAGGCAGTGGGTTCTGACCCCAATTCACTGCCCGACGTTGATCAGAAAGTTTGTGATGGCATTTCtggatttggaaaaataaaaccaaccagTTAGCTGACAATCAGCTCCTTAAAGATATCAGCTGTCTGAATATGAGGTATCATTTTCCCGAATTCCCTCCTAAATTTGCTTCCATGTGCCTGAATAACAGAGGGCAAGAAAAATGTGGGAATAGGAATAATTGTTAAGATAACCAGCCTTCTTCTACATTCAGTATGCAACAACAGTAATGAGTTGCTTCACATGCTATGCTAACTTTGCATTGCTAAATGTAAGTGAAACAATAGAGCAGATCTGGGTAATTCACCTATTACACACTTTATCTGTTACACATATGAGTTCTTAATGACCCTTCTAGTcaagatttcttttgaaaatcataTTGAAAGTTAACATCCACAGAGTAAAAATCCTTGAGCTGTCCAATACTAACAATTTATCTTATATATGAAACGGAGTGTACTTCAGCCAAATTAAATTCTAGCAATTTTTGCTATGTACAACTGGGGccagaaataaaatgtgaaatatgtgaAATGAGAGTATTTCATTTTATCTGTTTCACCTAGACAAAATATAAACTATGTTTAcaggattttaaaacaaaatagcttTTTCTACAGCTATCAATCAGTCTGCTAGCTTACATGGAAAGTTTTGCATATGTCATTACAGCAAAATTAGGAATGGGAGGTCCCAAAAGATCAAATCCAAAGTAGCTGAAAAGCACCTGCAATACCACAGTTTCTGTAACTAGGATGTCTCAGGAGATCTGGATCTGTACACTTCCTCATCACTAAATCACAAAGTGCAGTAAGTGTATCGGGGGTACATCTGCAGTATGTTCAAAGTATGACTGCAACTTGTTTAAATATTACGACCATGGAGACAAAAGCATGGGGCCATAAAAAACCtctaaaaacctaaaaaatttCTTGGACAGCTACAGTGTTTATTAGCATGCTGGTTACTTTAGAGCTAGTCCGAGCATTTCTATGCTACACTTCATGCTGCAGTGTAGACATACACTATGCCTCCAAGTTATTAATGTAAATAAGTGGTGTTCTGCCTACATACCAAACACAGTATTATTGGCCAGGTGTCTCTTCCTAGGGTTTTAATTTCTCATAATTGTCATAAAGATCAAATCAACAGCTTTATGAGAAGAAAGATGTATAGACATTACCCCATCGTTTAACATGGATTCAATCATGAGCCCCCACAGATCAATAAAAGATGTTTTGTGTCCTGCTTGGGTCCTTTGGCTCAGCTCTCTGTAATAATTCCTCATACTTCTCAAGCAAAAAGCCCCCATCTTGCATTTGGCTGCTTGCTTCCGAGCTTCAATAATTATTTCTCCAAGATCCTTACGTGACCAATCAGCATCTTCATACAGTTTCGTCATTGTCCTGCAGACAGGAAACATGATGGAAAGCAGATAGAAATTAAGATGGTTTTGAAACTCAGGATATACTTTGCAGAGCTTTGGGCACTTATTCTTTAATCTTTATGTTACCCTCTTCTTTCAGCTTACTTTGAACAGAAATGCAATTCTAAAGGCAATCAGTCAAAAATCAATTGATCTGGAATCCAACAGAAACAGCTACACCAGAATCCAACACAAACAGCTACACCAGAATCCAACACAAACAGCTACACCAGCTGTCTATGCTGTCTCTGTCCAACAGTAAATAACCATAAAGGATCATTTTGCATACACTTGAGGATGTTTGCACTTGCAAGAAAGTCTCCTCTTGTGGTTAGGTATAAGTTACTTCAGTGACACCAAATGTATGACGTACAAAAAGCCTTTCATGGGTGACCCTGGCATTCACAAACCAAAGGTGGAAGCAATAACTCAATAGACCCCTTTTACCCTCCATGAGATCTAAAGCCCTAGACAAAACATGTGGTTTGCTTAACACAACAAGATCCAAACAACAGTAGAAAAATGTCTCCTCACCATGTTGTGCCAGATGAGCCACTGATGTACGAAACACAATCCAGAACACGCAACTTTTGAAGACCCAAAATGCTGCCATACATGGCAGTGAGTGCTCTTATCCCACATCCTGCTGTGGTCACAGCCACTATAGGCACCTGTTCAACACAAAAAGGGCAGAAAGCATAGGTGGGAAAGTGGCATTAAAGCACATCTATGTCAAAAGATGACAGACATCAAAAAGCAACATCGAAACTAACAAGTTAAAGCATGTAGATTAGAGATAAAGCAACATTGCTCTATGAGTTATAAATAATACAAGTTGCTGGACATGCCTGTGGGGTGTACTAGAAGATCTTGGCTCTTCaggaaggatttttaaaaaacacagaccAAACTTATTGGTTTGAAGCACCTTCAAATGATTCAGTTGAAAGCCAAGTGGAAATAGAGACTTTGCTCATCCAGATAGACTGTTGAGCTCTCCAGCTGAGATCACCCTGGCTGCAAACAGTGCCCCGGAGGAGGAGCTGCTGACAGAAATCCTCACTCCTGACCTGGATGGAGGTGAGAAATCACTCCAGgcttgagggagaaaaaagagaaaaatccccCAGCAGTGCCTTTTCTGGTTACCTCATGCTCTTGCAGATCTTCCTCCAGATGAAGAACATCCTTCAGTGCAGCAGCAACCACCTTCTTACGGTTTTGTAGGAAAACCTGCTCGTCACTGCACAGGTCAAACCCCAAGCGGGCGTCTAGATTTCTTGGCCTGAAACACATTCCCTGAGTCCTGAGACCAGGGCACGAATATTATATCATTATTGTCCGCAGTGGTCAACTCCAGCTATGCTTGTATGTGTTTGTACAAACCAGTGTATGGACCGTATAATGTAATAAACGAGAAAGAGCAACACCACAGACAGTCCTCTGCTAATTGCTGTAGCTGCTAACAAGAATGCAAATGGGAAGGCAGAGCAGAACATGACATACTCTCCTGGTATGGTAACAAGGTTCCTACAACacacttctggttttatttgctcatttttcaagTTTCAGTAGTGCCTGCCATACATGCCTCTAACTAGGTAACTGCTGTCAACAGGCACTGCAGTTGATTAGGGAAAGAGCTTACCATGCCTTGGCgttattttatttgtataatatggaaatattatttctttctggAGCTGCTCGCTCCATCTGTGGGCATAACAGCACACACAAATGGGGATCTGCTTACTGAGCTGCACTAACAGCTTGGAAACTTGGAGGAAAAGGGACCCATGATTTAATTCTCCATCACTGAAAACAGAGAACCTGTCAAACAAAAGCCTGCAACCCAAAGATGAACACACCTCCACTTACAACTGAGCCTGCATGGACCCCTGCTGATTTCAAATGAGCTTTGTGTAGGTGCAAAGATCTCCCAGTTACAGGATCAGGTCTTGCTGAAGACTCACTTACCATTCATTTGCCTTTGTGTACAAGTCAATTGTCCTGTCCTGAAAATCGCAATACAAACAGTGTAAGCATGCTCAGGTCATTAATCCTGCGCCTTCCTCCCCCGCTCCATCTATGGGCTGGTTTACTATTTTTGATATCAGCAGTGCAGCTGCAGAATCTGGCCAGCAATGGTCTGGGTTGTGAGAGATATAATGAGCTCCAGTAGAGTCTGAGTGGAATAGAAGTGAGCCATTCATCCAAGCCAGGTGAGCTTAGGGCCCCTCAGCTTTTCATAGCTGAACACCTAGTTTAACCTTCATTTTCTGGGAAGGTCATTGAAAGCTGGGCATCTGAACCACAGGAATATGGGTATTCTCTGGTTTATCTTCTGCTTCAGACTTTCCCTTTGCAAATATAAGTCTTAACTGTCATATCCATTACTGTTAGCTTCTACACTATGTTGATGAACATATATAATATGTcctgaggaaattaatttaaactcaGAACAGGGCTGAACAGCATGCCTGAAACCACAtgcagaataaaagaaaaaagaaaaaaaaaaaaaagcatagttgTAGAGTGACTGTAATTCACACCTTACACTGTAGCATGCACTTTGTCTGACAGGAACTGAATCACTGAACTGTAAGATTCTCATCACCCACCAAACTGTGTGTGTGTTGGACTGCTTTTTATTAAGACAGACTTGTTCTCACCTCTGCTATTGTTATTTTCTCTTGTATAGGAAGCGAATTCAGAGGTAGAGTGACAGACTGGTTCATATCGCTTTCATTTTGACTCGACAGAGActggaaaaaaaggttaaaaacaaCGACAGTTAACTAGCatacaaaagggggaaaaagggggaaaagcagTCTCTCCTGCCTCTCTTACATACATACACTTACCAATTCCCTGCATACACAGACCTGCAACACACACTCGGGTCTTGGAGGTCCCCAAAGAAATACACAGCAAAAAGCCAGCTACACATTAGCGGAGATCACGTACCCTGCTGAGCCGCCTCCGCCGCGGTAGAGCCACAGTGAGCGCTGACTGGTTATACTTGATGTAATGGAACCTGGCCGGGGAGGTCGGGCAGAGGCAGGAGCTCAGCGTGTGGGTCTGGGTTCCTTCGTATGACCCGTCCACGGTTAATGCAAACTTTCTTTCTGAAGTAAAGGAGTTTCAAACTtaagttcttaaaaaaatgtgtttctttgcaCAGCAATGTAATAGATGTTTTTCCTAAGTAATGACCTCATTTTGATACCCAGGTTCTAAGATAATAGACTGACTTTCTGAGCCTTTGGGTTTTGATTTAGAGCTCGTGTGCAGAATATGTTATATAGTAAATGTTGCTATAGTACCACTGCACTTCCATATACACTGTTATTGCTGAGACTACTGCTCTAGTCATTAGATGATGATTCACAGCTGGTAAcagtttttggggaaaaaaaagtactcTCTCCTGAAAGTCTGAAATGTTCAAAGTACTACAGCAATAAGACAGTGTGTggtactaaaatatttttctggtatAATAGTAAGgtattttgaaaatttcagacttttgagagactttttttttttttgtagcagagCACTGTTCTCTTTGGAACCAGTAAAATCTCAGCCCCTCTATCATGTTTCCCTTTACTTCAACCTgtaatatttcttctgaaataaaatttctaacACTTACAAAAATGATGCCTGGTGGTTTTTGGCCTTCATGTAATAAGCCCCAGATACGTCtcttaaaataactgaaaaatgaTCTTTTATATAGAATGTTATCAACCCAGGTTCAAGGTGAAATACACTATGTAAATTCAAACACTCAAAGGTATATAGTCACCCTTCAAAAGAATTATCCCACACAAGAATTTTCAGTCCCATCTAGCAAAATTTTTCACTGTGACAGCTGAGTTCAACTTATCATCCATGTGCCAAAGCAGTTTGCAGGATTGGGGCCATCAGATGTCCAAgtgtgatgttttaaaaattgcGTAGGAGATACACAGGTCCACAAGCATGGGCTTGACACTGGAGTGATGCACTGCTTAAAATGTGCAACACGTGTCTTTGGTAATATACTGTGTGTCTTGTGTTTAGCCTATTGGCATGTTTTATGTTGTTACTCCTACAGGAATTTTGAGAAGTTAAATTGATAAAGGAGGCCCAGTCTTCATTCTGCTCATATTCTTTATCTCTGAATTCAGAAACAACAGGAATTTGCTCCTGTTTAAGACTCAGAAAATTCCAATTCCCTgcacaaatattttggaaagttATAAGCATCTGATAAGTGGTTATTAGAGAAGAaagtattttgtggggaaaccaGACCACATGGTCATCACtctgcattttttaataatttgtataTTTTTGACCAACTACAGCCCCCTCCACAGGCCACTGACATCCATGAGATTTTGTCTTGCATCTTAAATAACTATAAAACAGGGCATTCAAGTGTAAAGCACTGAGCGCTTTTGCCATAAAGCGGCATCCAGATTTGCTCCATAAGTCAGTGAAAGGCTCACCTGTACTGTCCTTCCTCAGCCTCCCGCCGTTCACCTGCACCTCCAAGCATGAAACCTCGCGGGACTATAAGAGACAAccagggaaagagaaagagacatTTGCTGTCAGCAGAGCTCTGCCTCGTCCAGTCCCTTGGGCTCATGCAGGGTGCAGGGGCTTGGGGCCTCAGGGGAGAGATTGTACCAGCCTATAATCCTCCCTACCAGGTCTGGGGAGGTGGCATTGGGTTTCCACGTGGGAAATAACAGATCATGTAGAGACGAGGAAAGAGAAAGGATCTGCTCAGTCCTGCCTGGAGAAGCAGTCCCACAAGGGCATGAGGAGGATGGGCCACAGGGGAAGGGGCGCAGGGCAGGATGCTCATCCCAGCTCTCCACAGGCAGATGGAGGGGTGTCGCTTGCCTGAGCCCAGCTCAGTTTGGGCAGAGACAAGCGCCGGCGACAGCTCACAGCTTTTGCAGTGGCAACCTGTCCCAGCATGAGTCACTAGCGGGGACCGCGCGGGAAAGCCAACATCGACACCAGCTTTAGGCTGCCTCTTGGCCAATGCCTTCATGCCACTGTATGGAGCAGCTGCCCAGTACCTTTGATGCCAGCTTTGCAATAAGCATTACTGTATGACAGAGAAAGgattatgaaacaaaaattacCACTAAAACTCCATTAGTAACAATG
Above is a genomic segment from Athene noctua chromosome 6, bAthNoc1.hap1.1, whole genome shotgun sequence containing:
- the LOC141961822 gene encoding cytosolic phospholipase A2 epsilon-like, giving the protein MGLFYSKIQTEPSPCNLLTVKIIRMKNARKADLLTQSDCYVSLSLPTASVQHFRTRTVQNTKNPTWNETFHFTIQSQVKNILELKVCDEDKVTQDDHLLTVFFDVSKIQLGENIQLSFQLNPQGKEELEVEFTMESSPDAPENIVTNGVLVSREVSCLEVQVNGGRLRKDSTERKFALTVDGSYEGTQTHTLSSCLCPTSPARFHYIKYNQSALTVALPRRRRLSRSLSSQNESDMNQSVTLPLNSLPIQEKITIAEDRTIDLYTKANEWTQGMCFRPRNLDARLGFDLCSDEQVFLQNRKKVVAAALKDVLHLEEDLQEHEVPIVAVTTAGCGIRALTAMYGSILGLQKLRVLDCVSYISGSSGTTWTMTKLYEDADWSRKDLGEIIIEARKQAAKCKMGAFCLRSMRNYYRELSQRTQAGHKTSFIDLWGLMIESMLNDGKCHHKLSDQRRAVNWGQNPLPIYLALNVKDKVATKDFREWVEFTPYEVGFLKYGAFIRAEDFGSEFFMGRLMKKLPESRICFMQGMWSSIFSKNLLDAWHAADNSEDFWHRWTQDKVTEIEEQPDLPEKPYEMATCMFTPTSGLSTALRDILTDRPAVSKYHNFLRGFQMHNEYIQQEHFAKWKDTLLDTSPNDLRGNAEHLELVDAAFFFETSCPPLMRPERKVDVIIHLNYTGGSQTLPLEQACKYFSEQGIPFPSVGLKDDEKNLKECYMFDGADTPGAPMLLYFPLVNDTFQRYVAPGMSRSAAEMELGKVDISSFCSPYSTREVSLKAEDFNKLLKLTNYNIMNNENMILQALRTAVARKKQGPSQPVSQAQLSD